A genomic stretch from uncultured Pseudodesulfovibrio sp. includes:
- a CDS encoding fatty acid desaturase gives MSETNRLSIQTLRNSLKPFAKPEPVRAVWQIVNTYLPYFGLWALFIYLLQNGTSFFLLFPLLILAALLLVRIFIIFHDCAHGSFFASRRANVILGYISGFLTFTPFTYWQSNHLVHHGTYANLDRRGVGDLWTLTINEYKALSPTKRLAYRLYRNPLVFLGIGPGYSFLVTQRFLHTWEGRNEHFSAIITNIAIVTVVTLASLTIGFKIYLMIQLPIMLIAGAIGVWLFYVQHQFKGVYWARQDDWDPVKAAMDGSSYYKLPKILQWFTGNIGLHHVHHVLPRIPNYRLQESYDATPEMQTIVPLTLLKSLGSLKLNLWDEDQRSLVSFASLSR, from the coding sequence ATGAGTGAAACCAACAGGCTCTCAATTCAGACTTTACGCAACTCACTGAAGCCGTTCGCAAAGCCGGAACCAGTTCGAGCAGTATGGCAGATCGTGAATACCTATCTACCGTATTTCGGACTGTGGGCACTGTTTATATATCTATTGCAAAACGGAACGTCCTTTTTTTTACTCTTTCCGCTTCTCATACTTGCAGCCCTGCTGCTGGTTCGCATCTTCATCATCTTCCATGATTGCGCACACGGATCGTTTTTTGCCTCACGCCGCGCCAATGTGATACTGGGCTATATTTCAGGTTTTTTGACTTTCACCCCGTTCACTTATTGGCAAAGCAACCATCTCGTTCATCACGGCACGTATGCGAATCTGGATCGAAGGGGGGTGGGCGATCTGTGGACATTGACCATAAACGAATACAAGGCTCTCTCGCCGACAAAGCGTCTGGCCTATCGTCTCTACCGCAACCCGCTTGTCTTTTTGGGAATCGGTCCAGGGTATTCATTTCTGGTCACCCAACGTTTTTTACACACATGGGAAGGACGAAACGAACATTTCAGTGCCATTATCACCAACATAGCTATCGTCACAGTCGTCACTCTGGCCAGTCTGACGATCGGCTTCAAAATTTATCTGATGATCCAGCTTCCAATCATGCTTATCGCCGGTGCAATCGGAGTGTGGCTGTTTTATGTCCAGCACCAGTTCAAAGGGGTGTACTGGGCGCGCCAGGATGACTGGGACCCTGTGAAGGCCGCAATGGATGGCAGCTCCTACTATAAGCTTCCTAAAATTCTGCAATGGTTCACGGGAAATATCGGCCTGCATCACGTCCATCACGTTTTGCCGAGAATCCCGAACTACAGACTTCAAGAGAGCTATGATGCCACCCCGGAAATGCAGACGATAGTACCGTTAACGCTCTTGAAAAGTTTAGGTTCGCTCAAACTAAACCTGTGGGACGAAGACCAACGAAGCCTTGTCAGCTTCGCATCACTCAGCAGATAG
- a CDS encoding helix-turn-helix domain-containing protein, whose protein sequence is MITFKDKQFHCPVEVTVGIISGKWKSLILWHLHDGAMRYKELERIVPGVSQKMLTQQLKEMEEDKLLIRTVFPEVPPRVEYELTELGHSVFPILKMMHNWAMDNLKIEPVKDA, encoded by the coding sequence ATGATTACATTCAAAGACAAACAATTTCACTGCCCGGTCGAAGTCACAGTTGGGATAATTAGCGGGAAATGGAAGAGCCTGATTCTATGGCATCTTCACGATGGGGCTATGCGATATAAAGAATTGGAGCGCATTGTTCCCGGAGTAAGCCAAAAGATGCTCACCCAACAGTTGAAAGAGATGGAAGAAGACAAGCTGTTGATCCGTACTGTCTTCCCGGAAGTTCCGCCGCGAGTTGAATACGAATTAACGGAACTGGGCCACAGTGTATTCCCGATACTCAAAATGATGCACAACTGGGCAATGGATAATTTGAAAATTGAACCCGTCAAAGACGCATAA
- the corA gene encoding magnesium/cobalt transporter CorA, with amino-acid sequence MFESLKWILSKQDTPPGSLVYAGDDKEFVPYALIRSYDAENMIEKRCADVHDVVLEKGCVNFIHVVGVHQAELVQGLGKMLDFPLLALEDVMNTGQRPKYVSIDDETDFVVMKNTDVVDRQLVREQVSLFWRDGLVVFFSENENDLLDGIGARLNRKKGRIRQADSSYLVATILDALVDRQLKALAELGEAAVDLEAELLEKTTDDRLEQLYKIKRETILFRNLLMPIRDIFKSLLLEDAEFSKEVLPYLHDVAGHSDQAVEGAYALHDILKSMIDYQISLIGMKTNKVMQFLTVIATVFIPLTFIAGVYGMNFQYMPELQWRYGYFIALGIMGIIGGIMFVFFLKRKII; translated from the coding sequence ATGTTCGAATCGCTGAAATGGATACTTTCGAAGCAGGATACTCCTCCTGGTTCGCTCGTGTATGCTGGTGACGACAAGGAATTTGTTCCTTATGCCCTCATTCGTTCCTATGATGCCGAAAACATGATTGAAAAGCGCTGTGCAGATGTCCACGATGTGGTCCTTGAAAAAGGATGCGTCAATTTTATACATGTGGTCGGCGTTCATCAGGCGGAACTGGTCCAAGGCTTGGGGAAAATGCTCGATTTCCCGCTGTTGGCGTTGGAAGATGTCATGAATACTGGGCAACGGCCCAAGTATGTTTCGATAGATGATGAAACGGATTTTGTTGTCATGAAGAATACGGACGTTGTTGATCGCCAGCTTGTTCGCGAACAGGTCAGTCTCTTTTGGCGTGATGGGCTCGTCGTGTTCTTTTCGGAAAATGAAAACGACCTGTTGGACGGGATCGGAGCTCGACTCAACAGAAAGAAGGGTCGGATTCGCCAGGCAGACAGCTCTTATTTGGTTGCGACAATTCTGGATGCGCTTGTTGATCGTCAATTGAAGGCATTGGCAGAGTTGGGAGAGGCTGCCGTGGATCTGGAAGCAGAATTGCTGGAAAAAACAACAGATGACAGGCTTGAACAACTGTATAAAATCAAGCGAGAGACAATCCTTTTCCGTAATCTGTTGATGCCCATTCGCGACATATTCAAATCTTTGCTTCTGGAAGACGCGGAATTTTCAAAAGAGGTTCTTCCCTATCTGCATGATGTGGCAGGACACAGTGATCAGGCTGTCGAAGGCGCATATGCGCTCCATGATATCCTGAAATCAATGATTGATTATCAGATATCACTCATAGGGATGAAGACGAACAAGGTCATGCAATTTCTTACTGTAATTGCCACTGTTTTCATACCTTTGACATTTATTGCTGGTGTTTACGGCATGAATTTTCAATATATGCCTGAATTGCAATGGCGGTACGGCTACTTTATCGCACTTGGCATAATGGGAATAATCGGGGGGATAATGTTTGTTTTCTTTTTGAAAAGGAAAATCATTTAA
- a CDS encoding PEGA domain-containing protein — protein sequence MKTFGIISALACLFMLAACGPPKQRIPVSTDPIGADVYADGKKTCTSPCSVSLDKQGDHLITLVKDGYEQEEIIIHRQFKPDRAIRDGVISGIIKGGDPKDVAKETAKEVDEQERTGEAYELKPSIITIKLTPTRSEL from the coding sequence GTGAAAACATTCGGAATAATATCAGCCCTGGCCTGCCTTTTCATGTTGGCAGCCTGCGGGCCACCGAAACAGAGAATACCTGTCAGCACCGATCCTATCGGTGCTGACGTCTATGCAGACGGCAAAAAGACATGCACCAGTCCCTGTTCAGTCAGCCTAGATAAACAAGGAGACCATCTCATTACTCTCGTCAAAGACGGGTATGAACAGGAAGAAATCATCATACATCGGCAATTCAAACCGGATCGCGCCATCCGTGATGGCGTCATCTCCGGCATCATCAAGGGCGGCGACCCCAAGGATGTAGCCAAAGAGACCGCCAAGGAAGTAGATGAACAGGAGCGGACCGGAGAGGCATATGAATTGAAGCCATCCATTATCACCATCAAACTGACGCCCACCAGGAGTGAACTGTAG
- a CDS encoding lactoylglutathione lyase family protein produces the protein MTYPRTFSHIGITVTNLEEAVNFYTKVLGWYLIMEPTEIKQDDSAIGVMCNDVFGEGWGSFKIAHLSTGDKIGVEIFEFPNSERRENNFEFWKTGVFHFSVQDPDVEGLAAKIVASGGKQRMPVREYYPGEKPYRMVYCEDPFGNIIEIYSHSYELTYSAGAYQD, from the coding sequence ATGACCTATCCAAGAACTTTTTCCCATATTGGAATCACCGTGACAAACCTTGAAGAGGCAGTCAATTTTTACACCAAGGTATTGGGGTGGTATCTGATTATGGAACCAACCGAAATCAAGCAGGATGATTCTGCAATCGGCGTGATGTGTAACGATGTCTTCGGTGAAGGATGGGGTAGTTTCAAGATTGCCCACCTCTCGACTGGTGACAAGATCGGTGTTGAAATATTCGAGTTCCCCAACTCCGAACGTAGAGAAAACAATTTCGAATTCTGGAAGACCGGAGTATTCCACTTTAGCGTACAAGACCCTGATGTCGAAGGTCTTGCTGCCAAGATTGTTGCCAGCGGCGGCAAGCAGCGTATGCCGGTGCGAGAATATTACCCCGGTGAAAAGCCCTATCGAATGGTGTACTGCGAAGACCCCTTTGGCAACATCATCGAAATCTACAGCCATAGCTATGAATTGACGTATTCTGCTGGTGCCTATCAAGATTAG
- a CDS encoding RNA polymerase sigma factor produces the protein MPGKQDDTFIISQVLDGDRNAFALLLERYEGHVSRLVAAHVPGQHVAEVAHDAFIRAYKSLAGYKPLKPFSSWLTTIALRSCHDFWRKRYRNREAPACDMSDDGQQWLENAMAPDSNEIFESQIRQREAREILAMALEHISPMDRMVLTLTYLEERTIKEAAQMLDISVPNVKIRAYRAKRTLKAFLKRCGIQGGTHDA, from the coding sequence ATGCCCGGAAAACAGGACGACACATTCATCATCAGCCAGGTGCTGGATGGTGACCGAAACGCCTTTGCGCTTCTGCTTGAGCGGTATGAGGGGCATGTCTCACGTCTCGTCGCTGCCCATGTTCCGGGGCAACATGTGGCGGAAGTCGCTCATGATGCCTTTATTCGGGCTTATAAAAGCCTGGCTGGATATAAGCCGTTAAAACCCTTCAGCAGTTGGCTGACCACCATTGCCCTGCGCAGTTGTCACGACTTCTGGCGCAAGCGGTACCGGAACAGGGAAGCACCAGCTTGTGACATGAGCGACGACGGACAACAGTGGCTCGAAAATGCCATGGCCCCCGACTCGAACGAAATATTTGAATCGCAGATCAGGCAGCGCGAAGCCCGCGAGATTCTCGCAATGGCTTTGGAACACATATCACCCATGGATCGAATGGTGCTCACGCTGACATATCTCGAAGAAAGGACGATCAAGGAGGCGGCACAGATGCTCGACATAAGCGTTCCCAACGTTAAAATTCGCGCATACCGAGCCAAACGAACACTCAAGGCTTTTCTGAAGCGTTGCGGTATCCAAGGAGGAACACATGACGCATAA
- a CDS encoding carbon-nitrogen hydrolase family protein: MQKSIVAALQIGSDQGTAATVKKILKYEKTIRQSGCSLLVLPEAILGGYPKGADFGTKLGYRTPEGREDFLEYWNEAVDIDGPEVAELCGLAKRCQTAMVVGIIERGGSTLYCTALFISENGTLAGKHRKLMPTATERLVWGQGDGSTLPVVETSAGRIAGAICWENYMPLLRATMYGKGMDIWCAPTVDARDIWVASMQFIAYEGRNFLVSACQYQGPPSGKTLRDPSWPADEPLIRGNSIIISPMGDILAGPLRGEEGLISAEIDLDDIVRARYDMDIAGHYARPDVFKLTVDERPRPAVSSTTDDTSAA; this comes from the coding sequence ATGCAGAAATCAATTGTCGCCGCACTGCAAATCGGTTCTGACCAAGGCACTGCGGCCACCGTTAAAAAGATATTGAAGTATGAAAAGACCATCCGCCAATCCGGATGCAGTCTACTTGTGCTGCCTGAGGCCATCCTTGGCGGCTATCCCAAGGGTGCGGACTTCGGCACTAAACTCGGTTATCGTACCCCCGAGGGCCGCGAAGATTTCCTCGAGTACTGGAATGAGGCTGTGGATATTGACGGCCCGGAAGTTGCCGAACTCTGCGGATTGGCAAAACGATGCCAAACAGCCATGGTTGTCGGCATTATTGAGCGTGGCGGTTCGACATTATACTGCACAGCCTTGTTCATCTCCGAAAACGGCACCCTTGCAGGCAAACACCGCAAGCTCATGCCTACGGCCACGGAACGACTGGTCTGGGGCCAGGGTGACGGTTCCACCCTCCCTGTCGTGGAGACCTCTGCCGGACGCATCGCAGGAGCTATTTGCTGGGAGAACTATATGCCACTGCTCCGTGCGACCATGTATGGAAAAGGCATGGACATCTGGTGCGCCCCGACGGTCGATGCACGTGACATCTGGGTAGCGAGCATGCAGTTCATTGCATACGAGGGCCGTAATTTCCTAGTCAGCGCATGTCAGTATCAAGGGCCACCGAGCGGCAAGACCCTCCGCGATCCATCATGGCCTGCCGACGAACCGCTCATTCGGGGCAATTCCATCATCATCTCACCCATGGGCGACATCCTGGCCGGACCGCTGCGTGGCGAGGAAGGACTGATCTCCGCCGAAATCGATCTCGATGATATCGTCAGGGCGCGCTACGACATGGACATCGCAGGACACTATGCCCGCCCGGACGTGTTCAAGCTCACTGTTGACGAGCGGCCAAGACCGGCGGTTTCGAGTACAACAGATGACACTTCGGCTGCGTGA
- a CDS encoding DUF721 domain-containing protein yields the protein MRRNRRRYNEYTQRPGPKKTSDLMPRFLDKLDTTGGAALVRLWRSWDKIMGEMAPMARPLGHRGTKLILAAEDPIIMQEAQYLAPMLLQKINEFLGEEVFDKMVFELLNGRVPLDGEIRPEAPEPPRKLKRPKNLGRLDEELDPDSPVGRCYRAYRRMFDETD from the coding sequence ATGCGACGCAATCGGAGAAGATACAACGAGTACACCCAAAGGCCCGGCCCCAAGAAAACGAGCGACCTTATGCCCCGTTTTCTGGACAAACTTGACACGACAGGCGGGGCTGCTCTCGTCAGGTTGTGGCGTTCCTGGGACAAGATCATGGGAGAAATGGCACCCATGGCCCGGCCTCTCGGTCATCGCGGTACAAAGCTCATTCTGGCCGCCGAAGATCCTATCATCATGCAGGAAGCTCAGTATCTGGCGCCCATGCTGCTTCAGAAAATAAACGAATTTCTGGGCGAAGAAGTCTTTGACAAAATGGTATTCGAACTGCTAAACGGCAGAGTTCCTTTGGACGGAGAGATTCGGCCGGAGGCTCCAGAGCCTCCGAGGAAACTTAAAAGACCTAAAAATTTAGGTCGATTAGATGAAGAGCTAGACCCAGACTCCCCTGTGGGGAGGTGCTATCGGGCCTACCGGCGAATGTTTGACGAAACCGACTGA
- a CDS encoding putative quinol monooxygenase → MALTYVSATIMAKDGCEAALEAELKRIVPAVRAEDGCIRYDLHRSEYANVFLFYEVWESPAHLVAHGKTPHMVAMGKATVDFLAGPSEVNMWEAVDVIK, encoded by the coding sequence ATGGCATTGACATATGTATCCGCCACGATAATGGCGAAAGACGGTTGTGAAGCGGCTCTTGAAGCTGAGTTGAAAAGAATCGTTCCAGCAGTTCGCGCTGAAGACGGGTGTATCCGTTACGATCTGCACAGGTCCGAATACGCCAACGTGTTTCTGTTTTATGAGGTCTGGGAAAGCCCGGCTCATCTCGTGGCTCACGGCAAGACTCCGCATATGGTCGCCATGGGAAAAGCCACAGTCGATTTCCTGGCTGGGCCTTCCGAGGTAAACATGTGGGAAGCGGTTGACGTCATAAAATAA